Proteins encoded by one window of Gordonia jinghuaiqii:
- a CDS encoding DMT family transporter encodes MVIGILAAVFAALAYGTASVLQARGAQSVEDTGGGPGEAPSLRSTITAMLTVAFIAGMALDGIGFLGNMVAARMIPLFLAQPIVSANLVVTVVLATIVLKARLSRRDWTAIGVVVIALVLLGFAAGDEGREHEWWLHWAVLVAAVVILGLGAAILPRMQSRVAVLAGLSGGVLFGVLAVAVRILDGLDPFDLGELFTDPALYAIILAGPGGFYMFTVALQKGAVSAASASLVVGETVVPGVIGIVVLGDTVRAGWGPVAVIAFIAAVIGAVVVAMSPVVEQVERAGESVPSPAG; translated from the coding sequence ATGGTGATCGGGATTCTCGCGGCGGTGTTCGCGGCGTTGGCGTACGGCACGGCCTCGGTGCTCCAGGCACGAGGCGCACAGAGCGTCGAGGACACCGGCGGGGGTCCCGGTGAAGCGCCGTCGCTGCGGTCCACGATCACCGCCATGCTCACCGTCGCGTTCATCGCGGGAATGGCGCTGGACGGCATCGGGTTTCTCGGCAACATGGTGGCGGCCCGGATGATTCCGCTGTTCCTGGCGCAGCCGATCGTCAGCGCCAACCTGGTCGTCACGGTCGTCCTGGCGACCATCGTGCTGAAAGCCCGGTTGTCGCGGCGAGACTGGACCGCGATCGGCGTCGTGGTGATCGCCCTGGTTCTGCTGGGCTTTGCCGCCGGCGACGAGGGCCGTGAACACGAATGGTGGTTGCACTGGGCGGTTCTCGTGGCCGCGGTCGTGATCCTCGGCCTGGGCGCGGCGATCCTGCCGCGGATGCAGAGCCGCGTCGCGGTGCTCGCCGGTCTCTCCGGCGGTGTCCTGTTCGGTGTCCTGGCGGTCGCGGTCCGGATCCTCGACGGCCTGGACCCCTTCGACCTGGGCGAGCTGTTCACCGATCCGGCGTTGTACGCGATCATCCTGGCCGGCCCCGGCGGGTTCTACATGTTCACCGTTGCGCTGCAGAAGGGCGCGGTCAGCGCGGCGTCGGCGTCCCTGGTGGTCGGCGAGACGGTGGTGCCGGGGGTGATCGGCATCGTCGTTCTCGGTGACACCGTTCGGGCCGGCTGGGGGCCGGTCGCGGTGATCGCCTTCATCGCCGCGGTCATCGGCGCAGTGGTGGTGGCGATGTCGCCCGTCGTCGAGCAGGTCGAGCGGGCGGGGGAGAGCGTACCTTCTCCCGCTGGTTGA
- a CDS encoding lipase family protein yields MRLIVRKLVSLAAILGAATSLCVLAPTAAAAPGPVSAAAPALLPSQDPFYDAPAGYETRAPGTALRTRQVGLGWRGTDVPISATQILYRTTDQFGAATSTVTTVISPPGVPAGAPRRVVSYHSFYDALGSQCDPSYTLRGGNPDEAPIDIALISGLLAAGYTVTAPDYEGSGLRWTMARESGYAALDGIRTALGHLRAPARTPIGLFGYSGGSVPTGFGAELAPRYAPELNIVGAAAGGVVVNPANNLDYVNGSKNWAGVIPALMAVYSETYGIDLRSYLSPKGKRILRQVAGECIEAFADKYPGLTDHQLLVPTVGGLLDVPGVRQAISQNVMGTLGTPRAPVMLGVGNSDGTGDGVMITGDVARLAKSFCRRGVPTTFTEYRGQNHTAAFIPWSVEALGFLSRRFAGQPTGGCGR; encoded by the coding sequence ATGCGCCTCATCGTGCGGAAACTCGTGTCGCTCGCCGCGATCCTCGGGGCCGCGACCTCCCTGTGTGTCCTCGCACCCACGGCCGCGGCGGCACCTGGCCCCGTTTCCGCCGCAGCACCGGCGCTGCTGCCGTCGCAGGACCCGTTCTACGACGCCCCGGCGGGTTACGAGACCCGTGCGCCGGGCACCGCACTGCGCACTCGGCAGGTCGGATTGGGTTGGCGCGGAACAGATGTGCCGATCTCTGCCACCCAGATCCTGTACCGCACGACCGATCAGTTCGGTGCGGCGACCTCGACGGTCACCACGGTGATCTCACCGCCCGGCGTCCCTGCCGGGGCGCCGCGCCGCGTCGTCTCCTATCACTCCTTCTACGACGCGCTCGGATCGCAGTGCGACCCGTCGTACACGCTGCGCGGCGGCAATCCCGACGAGGCGCCGATCGACATCGCGCTCATCTCGGGTCTTCTCGCCGCCGGATACACCGTCACCGCGCCCGATTACGAGGGCAGTGGTCTGCGCTGGACGATGGCACGCGAGTCCGGATATGCCGCGCTGGACGGCATCCGGACGGCGCTCGGTCATCTCCGGGCGCCCGCGCGCACGCCGATCGGGCTCTTCGGCTATTCGGGCGGGTCGGTTCCGACCGGGTTCGGTGCCGAACTGGCCCCGCGATACGCGCCCGAGCTGAACATCGTCGGGGCTGCCGCCGGCGGCGTGGTGGTGAACCCGGCGAACAACCTCGACTACGTCAACGGCAGCAAGAACTGGGCCGGTGTCATCCCGGCCCTGATGGCCGTCTACAGCGAAACCTATGGCATCGACCTGCGCAGTTACCTCTCGCCCAAGGGCAAACGCATTCTGCGGCAGGTGGCCGGTGAGTGCATCGAGGCGTTCGCCGACAAGTACCCGGGACTGACCGACCACCAGCTCCTGGTACCCACCGTCGGCGGATTGCTCGACGTTCCGGGTGTGCGCCAGGCGATCTCGCAGAACGTGATGGGAACGCTCGGCACCCCGCGCGCTCCGGTGATGCTGGGCGTCGGCAACTCCGACGGCACCGGCGACGGCGTGATGATCACCGGCGACGTTGCACGTCTGGCGAAGAGCTTCTGCCGCCGTGGGGTGCCGACGACGTTCACCGAGTATCGCGGGCAGAACCACACCGCGGCGTTCATCCCCTGGAGCGTCGAGGCTCTGGGCTTCCTGAGCAGGCGCTTCGCCGGTCAGCCCACCGGTGGTTGTGGCCGATGA
- a CDS encoding Rieske 2Fe-2S domain-containing protein, protein MQITSIGHAGFHIQTTAGSILCDPWVNPAYFASWVPFPDNSELDWKTLGDCDYLYVSHLHRDHFDERNLRENVNKDATVLLPDYPVPDLRRELEKLGFTKFIETSDSVKTTVTNDKGSLEVMIIALRAPADGPIGDSGIIVSDGETVCFNMNDARPIDLDVINEAFGRVDVHLLQYSGAIWYPMVYDIPRKSKANFASQKRQRGMDRARSYIEQVGATWVVPSAGPPMFLDEDLFYLNDFGSAETADVTSIFPDQETFLEQMRIHGTDDGEKHRGLMMVSGSVAEFTGPTLDEVSHPYAPADVFGENKRAYLERMKEKFAPVIAAEKATWAPAEGEPLLGALRELFEPIMTQSDLICDGIGYPVGLVMTPGGGPANDATETVVLDFPNRIVREPKEGEGKYRYGFRIATELVRTVLRDNEPDWVNTIFLSTRFTTWRIGGYNEFLYTFFKCLTDERIAYADGWFAEAHDDSASITKDGWEIQRRCPHLKADLGKFGVIEGEKLTCNLHGWQWDLTSGRCLTSKGHELRASKLDS, encoded by the coding sequence GTGCAGATCACCAGCATCGGTCATGCCGGTTTCCACATCCAGACCACCGCCGGATCGATCCTCTGCGACCCCTGGGTCAACCCGGCGTACTTCGCCTCGTGGGTGCCCTTCCCCGACAACTCCGAGCTCGACTGGAAGACTCTCGGCGACTGCGACTACCTCTACGTCTCGCACCTGCACCGCGACCACTTCGACGAGCGCAATCTGCGCGAGAACGTCAACAAGGACGCCACCGTCCTCCTCCCCGACTACCCGGTGCCGGACCTGCGCCGCGAGCTGGAGAAGCTGGGGTTCACCAAGTTCATCGAGACCTCCGACTCGGTGAAGACGACGGTGACCAACGACAAGGGCTCGCTCGAGGTCATGATCATCGCCCTGCGCGCCCCGGCCGACGGCCCGATCGGCGACAGCGGCATCATCGTCTCCGACGGCGAGACCGTCTGCTTCAACATGAACGACGCCCGGCCCATCGACCTCGACGTCATCAATGAGGCGTTCGGCCGCGTCGACGTTCACCTGCTGCAGTACTCGGGCGCCATCTGGTACCCGATGGTGTATGACATCCCGCGGAAGTCCAAGGCCAACTTCGCTTCTCAGAAGCGTCAGCGCGGAATGGACCGTGCGCGTTCCTATATCGAGCAGGTCGGGGCGACGTGGGTGGTCCCGTCGGCCGGACCGCCGATGTTCCTCGACGAGGATCTGTTCTACCTCAACGATTTCGGTTCGGCCGAAACCGCCGATGTCACGTCGATCTTCCCCGACCAGGAGACCTTCCTGGAGCAGATGCGCATCCACGGCACCGACGACGGCGAGAAGCATCGCGGCCTGATGATGGTGTCGGGTTCGGTCGCCGAGTTCACCGGACCGACCCTCGACGAGGTCAGCCACCCCTATGCCCCCGCAGACGTGTTCGGCGAGAACAAGCGCGCCTACCTCGAACGGATGAAGGAGAAGTTCGCACCGGTCATCGCCGCGGAGAAGGCCACCTGGGCACCGGCCGAGGGCGAACCGCTACTCGGCGCCCTGCGCGAACTGTTCGAACCGATCATGACGCAGTCGGATCTGATCTGCGACGGCATCGGCTACCCGGTCGGCCTGGTCATGACACCCGGCGGCGGTCCCGCCAACGACGCCACCGAGACCGTGGTGCTGGACTTCCCCAACCGCATCGTGCGCGAGCCGAAAGAGGGAGAAGGCAAGTACCGCTACGGTTTCCGCATCGCCACCGAACTCGTCCGCACCGTCCTGCGCGACAACGAGCCGGACTGGGTGAACACCATCTTCCTCTCGACCCGGTTCACCACCTGGCGCATCGGCGGCTACAACGAGTTCCTGTACACGTTCTTCAAATGCCTCACCGACGAGCGCATCGCCTACGCCGACGGCTGGTTCGCCGAGGCACACGACGACTCGGCGTCGATCACCAAGGACGGCTGGGAGATCCAGCGACGCTGCCCGCACCTCAAGGCCGACCTCGGCAAGTTCGGTGTCATCGAGGGCGAGAAGCTGACCTGCAATCTGCATGGCTGGCAATGGGATCTGACATCGGGCCGATGCCTGACGTCGAAGGGCCACGAGCTGCGCGCGAGCAAACTCGACTCCTGA
- a CDS encoding TetR/AcrR family transcriptional regulator, which translates to MTSGKLWRGQTLADRSTDRREQMLAVAEVLLGSGGAGAVTMRAVVREANLSPRYFYESFRSREALLTAVYDRVADQLLAQISAQDIPAAGRGNVRALLEVCRDFFDADPGRARILLREPLADDVLRAHRAASVPAFIEAVVGTVADDHSFTPDRIPVIASALTGALVALYLDYIDGRLVLTPTQLADAAVDLVSAVAGIGTAQGDRPRTSNG; encoded by the coding sequence ATGACATCGGGGAAGCTGTGGCGTGGCCAGACGCTCGCCGACCGGTCCACCGATCGCCGTGAACAGATGCTCGCCGTCGCCGAGGTCCTGCTCGGTTCCGGCGGGGCGGGCGCGGTGACCATGCGCGCGGTGGTGCGCGAGGCCAACCTCAGCCCGCGCTACTTCTACGAGAGTTTCCGGTCGCGAGAAGCGCTGCTCACCGCCGTGTACGACCGGGTCGCCGACCAGCTCCTGGCCCAGATCTCCGCGCAGGACATCCCGGCCGCCGGCCGCGGCAACGTCCGCGCGCTCCTCGAGGTGTGCCGCGACTTCTTCGACGCCGATCCCGGCCGGGCGCGCATCCTGCTGCGTGAACCCCTCGCCGACGACGTGCTGCGCGCCCACCGTGCCGCCAGCGTTCCGGCCTTCATCGAAGCCGTCGTGGGGACCGTCGCCGACGACCACTCGTTCACGCCGGACCGCATACCGGTCATCGCCTCGGCGCTCACCGGCGCACTCGTCGCTCTCTACCTGGACTACATCGACGGCCGGCTGGTCCTGACGCCGACACAACTGGCCGACGCCGCCGTCGACCTCGTGTCCGCCGTCGCCGGCATCGGCACTGCGCAGGGCGATCGGCCCCGCACCTCGAATGGCTAA
- a CDS encoding lysophospholipid acyltransferase family protein, which translates to MEPVYDTVITAARLLWLAEGLKFKVSGVEHVPPKGPGVVAINHTGYLDFTYAGIPAHLQGRRKVRFMAKKEVFDNKISGPIMRSLKHIPVDRGQGADSYRAAVEYLKRGELVGVYPEATISRSFELKEFKSGAARMAIESGAPIIPTVIWGAQRVWTKGHPKQLGRTGYKISIGVCEPLEPTGDADALTAKLHQVMSGKLLELQDAYGEHPEGEFWVPARLGGSAPTLEEANRLDAEEAAERAAKRAERGTPDQA; encoded by the coding sequence ATGGAACCCGTCTATGACACCGTGATCACCGCTGCCCGCCTGCTGTGGCTGGCCGAGGGGCTGAAGTTCAAGGTGTCGGGCGTCGAACACGTACCGCCGAAGGGCCCCGGCGTCGTCGCGATCAACCACACGGGCTACCTCGACTTCACCTATGCCGGCATCCCCGCGCATCTGCAGGGCCGTCGCAAGGTGCGTTTCATGGCGAAGAAGGAGGTCTTCGACAACAAGATCTCCGGCCCGATCATGCGCTCGCTCAAGCACATCCCGGTCGACCGTGGTCAGGGCGCCGACAGCTATCGCGCGGCGGTGGAGTACCTCAAGCGCGGCGAGCTCGTCGGGGTCTACCCGGAGGCGACGATCAGCCGCAGCTTCGAGCTCAAGGAGTTCAAATCGGGCGCCGCACGGATGGCCATCGAGTCCGGCGCCCCGATCATCCCGACCGTCATCTGGGGCGCACAGCGGGTGTGGACCAAGGGGCACCCCAAGCAGCTCGGCCGCACCGGGTACAAGATCTCGATCGGGGTCTGCGAACCGCTCGAGCCGACCGGCGATGCCGATGCCCTCACCGCGAAGCTGCACCAGGTGATGAGCGGCAAGCTCCTCGAGCTCCAGGACGCCTACGGCGAGCACCCCGAGGGCGAGTTCTGGGTGCCGGCCCGACTCGGGGGGTCGGCGCCGACACTGGAGGAAGCGAACCGGCTCGACGCCGAGGAGGCAGCCGAACGTGCCGCCAAACGCGCGGAGCGGGGCACGCCCGACCAGGCGTGA
- a CDS encoding HAD family hydrolase, which produces MTFGPPTLIASDVDGTLIDDENRVSARTVSALAAARAAGVEFVLATGRPPRWIAEITDQFAGTAAFVRYAVCANGAIIYDAEHDRVLWSANLEPDSLVKLGEIAYEQIPGCGIAAERAGQSAHDAATAPFVASSGYEHAWLNPDHVEVGDDEVFSEPAVKLLVRKPGMSSGEMASRLRPAVGDLAQVTFSTDNGLVELSVPGTHKASGLSRLCEHTGLPDDALIAFGDMPNDAEMLTWAAHGVAMGHGHQAALDAADEVTVGNNDDGVAKVLERWFS; this is translated from the coding sequence ATGACCTTCGGTCCACCCACACTCATCGCCAGCGACGTGGACGGAACCCTCATCGACGACGAGAACCGGGTTTCGGCACGCACGGTGTCGGCGCTGGCGGCCGCACGGGCCGCCGGGGTGGAGTTCGTCCTGGCGACCGGACGCCCCCCGCGCTGGATCGCCGAGATCACCGACCAGTTCGCCGGCACGGCCGCATTCGTCCGATACGCGGTGTGCGCCAACGGCGCCATCATCTACGACGCCGAGCACGACCGGGTCCTGTGGTCGGCCAACCTCGAACCGGACTCCCTGGTCAAGCTGGGTGAGATCGCCTACGAACAGATCCCGGGGTGCGGCATCGCGGCGGAGCGTGCCGGGCAGTCGGCGCACGACGCGGCAACTGCGCCGTTCGTCGCGAGTTCGGGTTACGAGCACGCCTGGCTGAACCCCGATCACGTCGAGGTCGGCGACGACGAGGTCTTCAGCGAGCCTGCGGTGAAACTCCTCGTACGCAAGCCGGGGATGTCGAGCGGGGAGATGGCGAGCAGGTTGCGACCCGCGGTCGGCGACCTCGCCCAGGTCACCTTCTCCACCGACAACGGCCTCGTCGAACTGTCGGTGCCCGGTACACACAAGGCGTCGGGGCTGTCCCGGCTGTGCGAGCACACCGGGCTTCCCGACGATGCGCTGATCGCGTTCGGTGACATGCCCAACGACGCCGAGATGCTCACGTGGGCGGCGCACGGCGTGGCGATGGGGCACGGCCATCAGGCCGCGCTCGATGCCGCCGACGAGGTGACGGTCGGCAACAACGACGACGGCGTCGCGAAGGTTCTCGAACGCTGGTTCTCCTGA
- a CDS encoding peptidoglycan recognition protein family protein: MRYPRPKPSIALAAIAAAVVATPFVVLANTSDPQLVDNKQKIANTEIEQVPLRELPAAIVDVASSGLAAAGVTLPPIDPNAFPLPDLTVPLPKGLVPGGSGSSTSSASSSASPTRETATASQIETSQSETSQSQTPTTETTTTEPETSSTETSSTEPEPTTPTTPSRTRENPTGNPTNTDTPPATPTIPTMADGREVGAAVTHIIRDAPIKMVALTWDRPADVDLTLRAKSPEGAWGPWTVLEQVSHGQKPSAEKPVGTEPVWVGDAREVQVAASKDGLAIPAAETQGGDLAQLAVGTASEVVTTLATTAFNALKATLISPESLLSLGSSLLSPLSGGPQFVARQQWGADEAIRCSQPAYSPQVRGAIVHHTAGSNDYTPQQSIEIVRGIYAYHAQSLNWCDIGYNVLIDKYGQIFEGAFGGLDRNVEGTHTGGFNKETIGVSMIGNLEEVPPTAAMVSATGRFLRWRLGKAGLNPAGTATLTSEGFAGTKFAAGTQANLPMISGHRDYNSTSCPGVHGYAALDQIRALAGGAPPPQEPAPEPAPPAEGPAPGEPAPAPAPAPGEPGAPAPAPAPVPPAA, encoded by the coding sequence GTGCGTTACCCCAGACCGAAACCTTCGATCGCACTCGCGGCCATCGCCGCCGCGGTTGTCGCGACTCCGTTCGTGGTCCTTGCGAACACCTCCGATCCGCAACTGGTGGACAACAAGCAGAAGATCGCCAACACCGAGATCGAGCAGGTCCCGCTGCGAGAACTGCCCGCGGCCATCGTCGACGTCGCATCCTCCGGCCTCGCTGCGGCGGGTGTGACACTCCCGCCGATCGACCCCAACGCCTTCCCCCTCCCCGACCTGACGGTCCCGCTGCCGAAGGGACTGGTTCCCGGCGGGAGCGGATCGTCGACGAGCAGCGCGTCCTCCTCGGCTTCCCCGACGCGGGAGACCGCTACCGCGTCGCAGATCGAGACGTCACAGAGCGAGACGTCACAGAGTCAGACACCGACCACCGAGACGACGACCACCGAGCCCGAGACGTCGAGCACCGAGACGTCGAGCACCGAGCCGGAGCCGACGACACCGACCACCCCGTCGCGCACCCGTGAGAACCCGACCGGCAACCCGACGAACACCGACACCCCACCGGCCACCCCGACGATCCCGACCATGGCCGACGGCCGCGAGGTGGGTGCCGCGGTCACGCACATCATCCGCGACGCCCCGATCAAGATGGTCGCGTTGACCTGGGACCGCCCGGCCGACGTCGATCTGACGTTGCGCGCCAAGAGCCCCGAGGGCGCATGGGGTCCCTGGACCGTGCTGGAACAGGTCTCGCACGGCCAGAAGCCGAGCGCGGAGAAGCCCGTGGGCACCGAACCGGTATGGGTGGGCGACGCCCGCGAGGTCCAGGTGGCCGCGAGCAAGGACGGACTCGCCATCCCGGCTGCCGAGACCCAGGGCGGGGATCTCGCCCAGCTCGCCGTCGGCACCGCGAGTGAGGTGGTGACCACCCTCGCGACCACCGCATTCAACGCATTGAAGGCGACGCTGATCAGTCCGGAGAGCCTGCTGTCGCTGGGGTCGTCGTTGTTGTCGCCGCTGTCGGGCGGCCCGCAGTTCGTCGCGCGGCAGCAGTGGGGCGCCGATGAGGCGATCCGCTGTTCGCAGCCGGCTTACTCGCCGCAGGTGCGAGGTGCGATCGTGCACCACACCGCCGGCAGCAACGACTACACGCCACAGCAATCGATCGAGATCGTGCGCGGCATCTACGCCTATCACGCGCAGAGCCTGAACTGGTGCGACATCGGCTACAACGTGCTCATCGACAAGTACGGCCAGATCTTCGAGGGTGCGTTCGGCGGGCTCGACCGCAATGTCGAGGGCACGCACACCGGCGGCTTCAACAAGGAGACGATCGGGGTGTCGATGATCGGCAACCTCGAGGAGGTCCCGCCGACGGCTGCGATGGTGTCGGCGACCGGACGCTTCCTGCGCTGGCGACTCGGCAAGGCCGGACTCAATCCCGCCGGAACCGCCACGCTGACCTCAGAGGGCTTTGCGGGCACCAAGTTCGCGGCCGGAACGCAGGCGAACCTGCCGATGATCTCCGGGCATCGCGACTACAACAGCACCAGCTGCCCGGGAGTCCACGGCTACGCGGCGCTCGACCAGATCCGCGCGCTGGCCGGCGGCGCACCCCCGCCGCAGGAGCCTGCGCCCGAGCCCGCCCCACCGGCCGAGGGGCCGGCCCCGGGCGAACCTGCACCGGCCCCCGCACCGGCTCCGGGCGAACCCGGCGCACCTGCCCCGGCGCCCGCGCCCGTCCCACCGGCGGCCTGA